The proteins below come from a single Methanothermobacter sp. genomic window:
- a CDS encoding glycosyltransferase family 39 protein, whose protein sequence is MSGDRKIISAVTFVAIIIALILFEIQSSVGIYYWDIFLYVNNAMKMAHLGPGDALYLPPFLPAVISIFFRLGFTGEKVVFAVASAFYVAAVIGMYLLLRIRFSELESLAGSISFASFSVVLSWAATGALDVPSIALSIWAVYLALLGRRRDSRFYYLTFPVAMAAFLTRYTAGLMILPIGLIIFTDPNIRSKLSDIVKGIAVGLLLYLPFGYFFYRNIKTPFPFIKQFTGTATGSATSINPGYSVDSLYYLKHIPEYISAIPSSDYLKVINPSLAGPSPTAFIILALLLGGFSVLLWRNRDIILSAQTNKKVVFLLVSVVFILTFGRISFVLGEVLIVIWALSILRITGGEDKIYVDLAMAVWFLAYLSMHSFHPVKVDRYLITALPAVAYGISLSINQLSALVRWRHASDALSSMVVLLMLSSAFYYMAGMPEHYAVVDAEKEAASWLMSHDPLFKDKVVASDRGPAFTWYLGDYVFTRRFHPQKMEMCIEYFCDLSPDYYIFNTEQTQLPAGYRVIYSRGGIAIAEKIRP, encoded by the coding sequence ATGTCAGGCGACAGAAAAATTATTTCAGCCGTTACATTTGTGGCAATTATAATAGCTCTAATTCTTTTTGAAATTCAGAGCAGTGTCGGTATATACTACTGGGATATATTCCTCTATGTTAACAATGCAATGAAGATGGCCCACCTTGGACCCGGTGATGCGCTTTACCTTCCACCTTTCCTCCCGGCTGTGATCTCCATATTTTTCAGGCTGGGATTTACTGGTGAGAAGGTTGTGTTTGCAGTTGCATCTGCCTTCTACGTCGCCGCGGTCATTGGAATGTACCTCCTCCTGAGGATCAGATTCAGTGAACTGGAGAGCCTTGCAGGAAGCATCTCCTTTGCATCCTTCAGTGTTGTTTTATCATGGGCTGCCACCGGGGCCCTGGATGTGCCCTCAATAGCACTCTCCATATGGGCGGTCTACCTGGCCCTTCTTGGAAGGAGACGCGACAGCCGCTTCTACTATCTCACATTTCCGGTTGCAATGGCGGCATTCCTCACAAGGTACACTGCGGGTCTCATGATCCTCCCCATCGGCCTTATAATATTCACTGACCCCAACATTAGGTCAAAGTTATCTGACATTGTGAAGGGAATCGCAGTGGGCCTTCTCCTGTATCTCCCATTCGGGTACTTCTTCTACAGAAACATTAAAACACCCTTCCCATTTATAAAACAGTTCACGGGTACTGCAACAGGATCAGCAACGTCAATAAACCCGGGATACAGTGTTGACAGCCTCTACTACCTCAAACACATCCCAGAGTACATCTCGGCCATACCATCCAGTGATTATCTGAAGGTGATAAATCCATCCCTTGCAGGGCCATCACCCACAGCATTCATCATCCTCGCCCTCCTGCTGGGGGGTTTCTCAGTGCTTCTGTGGAGAAACAGGGACATCATATTATCTGCACAGACCAATAAAAAAGTAGTATTCCTTTTGGTTTCAGTAGTATTCATCTTGACTTTCGGGAGAATATCATTTGTGCTCGGTGAGGTCCTGATAGTCATATGGGCCCTTTCAATCCTCAGGATAACGGGAGGGGAAGATAAAATATACGTTGACCTTGCAATGGCCGTCTGGTTCCTTGCGTACCTCTCCATGCACAGTTTCCATCCTGTTAAGGTTGACAGGTACCTTATAACAGCCCTCCCGGCAGTTGCTTATGGTATTTCACTTTCAATCAACCAGTTATCAGCACTGGTCAGGTGGAGGCATGCATCAGATGCACTCTCATCTATGGTTGTTCTGCTGATGCTCTCATCTGCATTCTATTACATGGCGGGCATGCCAGAACACTATGCTGTTGTTGATGCTGAAAAGGAGGCGGCCAGCTGGCTGATGAGTCATGATCCCCTCTTCAAGGATAAGGTTGTGGCATCAGACAGGGGCCCTGCTTTCACATGGTACCTTGGGGATTATGTCTTTACAAGAAGGTTCCATCCCCAGAAAATGGAGATGTGCATAGAATACTTCTGTGATCTGAGCCCTGATTACTATATATTCAACACAGAGCAGACACAACTACCAGCTGGATACAGGGTTATATACTCCAGAGGTGGAATTGCAATCGCAGAGAAGATAAGACCCTGA
- a CDS encoding glycosyltransferase: MKILHVAPYFKPSWEAGGPPRSVYDLASRQVAAGHDVTVYTTDGFKRRLSVATDVPVDVDGIKTYYFRNLSLYLAGNMNLPLPLKLPLTARREIDNFDIVHIHEHRTFLAVAVSMLAANRNVPYIVQPHGSVPTMSRGTLKRLFDLIAGNRVMYGASRIIATSDIESKFYLQVYPKLKPESIIKIPNPVDIPEKPLKGTFREKWGLEDRKIILYLGRIHERKGLQMLLRAFREINEGSVLVITGPDDHYEGRLLKLIRELGVEERVILTGPIYGKEKFEVYNAADVFVLPSSSEYESFGNAAAEAIACGTPAVVTSRCGISEWMDEHDGIITEPSVEGLRKGIRNVLEKRNLFDPSAKKFDPEFISSVFESVYRQVADHKYAVISDKWH, encoded by the coding sequence TTGAAGATACTTCACGTTGCACCATACTTTAAGCCATCATGGGAGGCAGGCGGTCCTCCACGTTCAGTTTATGATCTAGCATCAAGGCAGGTTGCAGCAGGTCATGATGTCACGGTTTACACAACAGACGGATTCAAGAGACGGCTTTCCGTAGCGACAGATGTACCTGTTGATGTTGATGGTATAAAGACATACTATTTCAGGAATCTATCCCTGTACCTTGCTGGAAATATGAACCTTCCCCTTCCCCTTAAGCTACCACTCACTGCCAGAAGGGAGATTGATAACTTTGACATTGTACATATACATGAGCATAGAACGTTTCTTGCGGTGGCTGTATCGATGCTGGCAGCAAATAGGAATGTTCCATACATCGTTCAGCCCCATGGATCAGTACCTACCATGTCAAGAGGAACGCTTAAACGATTATTTGATTTAATAGCAGGTAACAGGGTAATGTACGGGGCTTCCAGGATCATAGCAACATCAGATATAGAATCAAAATTCTACCTCCAGGTTTACCCTAAACTTAAACCTGAATCCATTATAAAAATACCCAACCCTGTGGATATACCTGAGAAACCATTGAAGGGGACTTTTAGAGAAAAATGGGGACTTGAAGATAGGAAAATCATACTATATTTGGGAAGAATTCATGAGAGGAAGGGACTTCAAATGCTCCTGAGGGCATTCAGGGAGATCAATGAGGGTTCTGTTCTTGTGATAACAGGACCGGATGACCACTATGAGGGGAGGCTGCTGAAACTCATTAGAGAACTTGGAGTTGAGGAAAGAGTAATTTTAACAGGACCCATTTATGGCAAGGAGAAATTTGAGGTCTACAACGCTGCTGACGTATTTGTACTTCCATCATCTTCGGAATATGAATCCTTTGGGAATGCTGCAGCAGAAGCAATAGCTTGCGGCACCCCAGCAGTTGTAACGTCCCGCTGTGGGATCTCTGAGTGGATGGATGAACATGATGGCATTATTACGGAACCATCAGTGGAAGGCCTGCGAAAGGGTATAAGAAACGTCTTAGAAAAAAGAAATCTTTTTGATCCATCAGCAAAAAAATTTGACCCTGAATTCATATCATCGGTTTTTGAGAGTGTCTATCGGCAGGTGGCCGATCATAAGTATGCCGTGATATCTGATAAATGGCATTGA
- a CDS encoding NTP transferase domain-containing protein, giving the protein MIFIRVIILAAGVGSRLGYGIPKALVELANGKTIIDQQIENITQITKPENIRVVLGYKGHLLEERYPDLEFIYNHRYAETNTSKSLLIGLNGIDDDVIWMNGDVVFDPQILQMIMETPYKNLICVDNKKVGEEEVKYSLNTEGFIKELSKTVSKPLGEAVGINRIARNTVPKFIQALKECDDQDYFERGVEILIESGEKFKPLNIGEKFCVEVDFPEDLREAKRYFRETHR; this is encoded by the coding sequence GTGATTTTTATTAGGGTTATTATTCTTGCTGCGGGTGTTGGGAGTAGACTGGGTTATGGAATACCAAAGGCACTCGTTGAACTGGCCAATGGTAAGACAATAATCGACCAGCAGATAGAAAACATCACACAGATAACCAAACCTGAAAACATCAGAGTAGTCCTCGGATACAAGGGACATCTCCTGGAGGAACGATACCCCGACCTCGAATTCATCTACAACCACCGCTACGCAGAAACAAACACATCCAAGAGCCTCCTCATCGGACTGAACGGCATAGACGACGACGTAATCTGGATGAACGGAGACGTGGTCTTCGACCCCCAGATACTGCAGATGATCATGGAAACCCCATATAAAAACCTCATATGCGTTGACAACAAAAAAGTCGGAGAAGAAGAGGTCAAATACAGCCTCAACACTGAAGGATTCATAAAAGAACTCTCCAAAACCGTCAGCAAACCCCTAGGCGAAGCCGTGGGGATCAACAGAATTGCCCGGAACACCGTGCCAAAATTCATCCAGGCCCTAAAGGAATGCGATGACCAGGACTACTTCGAAAGGGGCGTTGAAATACTCATCGAAAGTGGTGAAAAATTCAAACCCCTCAACATCGGAGAAAAGTTCTGCGTAGAGGTTGACTTCCCAGAGGATCTCAGAGAGGCAAAAAGATACTTCAGGGAGACCCACAGATGA
- a CDS encoding NAD(P)H-dependent glycerol-3-phosphate dehydrogenase — protein MKVTVIGAGSFGTAISQVLAMNTDKVHLMARRPQIADTINKKHENTAYHPGVKLRENIEAVLMDRTEIIDESEYIFLAVPSGNLRKILRSLESNLEDKKIVSCIKGIEHPSLKPMSSVIREETGSSRVFSISGPNFADELIRGITSGITIGADASYLDEISGLLRAPGIILDHSENIEGVEFCGILKNVYAVAMGILDGQITGENHRYSLLTLCFREMTRILNEMGYGELHDRFCGFGDFLLTASTDKSRNRTLGLMLGKKMRLSEDSTITIESLRSIRAIRELTDDIDLPVLEMVHRTMEEPEKVNTYIRDFQDKIFRGMEF, from the coding sequence ATGAAGGTCACAGTTATCGGAGCAGGAAGCTTTGGAACAGCCATATCACAGGTTCTAGCTATGAACACCGATAAGGTCCATTTAATGGCACGCAGACCCCAGATCGCTGACACCATAAACAAAAAACATGAAAACACAGCATACCATCCCGGAGTAAAACTCAGGGAGAACATAGAAGCAGTCCTCATGGACAGGACTGAAATTATAGACGAATCCGAATACATATTCCTGGCGGTGCCCTCAGGCAACCTCCGAAAAATACTGAGATCCCTCGAATCCAATCTGGAGGATAAAAAGATCGTATCCTGCATAAAAGGAATAGAACATCCCAGCCTGAAACCCATGTCCTCCGTCATCCGCGAAGAGACCGGATCCTCAAGAGTTTTCAGCATATCCGGACCCAACTTCGCAGACGAACTCATAAGAGGCATAACATCAGGTATAACCATTGGCGCCGATGCCAGCTACCTAGACGAGATTTCAGGGCTTCTCAGGGCCCCAGGTATTATCCTCGATCACTCAGAAAACATTGAGGGGGTTGAGTTCTGCGGGATACTCAAGAATGTGTACGCCGTTGCCATGGGTATACTGGATGGGCAGATAACCGGCGAGAATCACAGGTACTCTCTTTTAACACTATGTTTCAGGGAGATGACCCGTATACTCAATGAGATGGGTTACGGCGAACTTCATGACAGGTTCTGTGGATTCGGAGATTTCTTGCTAACAGCATCAACCGATAAGAGCCGTAACAGGACCCTTGGCCTGATGCTGGGCAAGAAGATGAGACTCAGTGAGGATTCAACCATAACCATCGAGAGCCTCCGTTCAATAAGGGCCATAAGGGAACTTACAGATGATATTGACCTTCCAGTGCTCGAAATGGTCCACAGGACAATGGAGGAACCTGAAAAAGTTAACACCTACATAAGGGACTTTCAGGATAAAATCTTTAGAGGCATGGAGTTCTAA
- a CDS encoding oligosaccharide flippase family protein: protein MRFRDLISVLKSEEYRVLAENFLSLSTLQVLVYILPFITLPYLTRVLGVYNYGLVNFAIAFNTYFLILTDYGFNLSAVREISMNRDDPERISEIFSSVMIIKGILAVISFSILLALVFMVPRFTATWPIYIFAFGLVVGNVISPTWFYQGMERMKYITLLNVLTNVIFVAAIFLFIKKPSDYLYVPLFQALGTITAGVISQWIIRTRFNVKFHLPPWRTVYEAFRDSTQFFLSRVSVSVYTSSNSFFLGLFAGNTAVGYYSAAEKLYVAAQGLYSPLMQVTYPYMAKTRNKIFHRRVLRYSLILNTILCAGIIIFAPTIIGILFGAQYTPSINVLRLLAVALMVVIPSILLGYPFLAVLGQQRYANGSVMIGSVAHLLMLLAISPFINIYLVAGLVIITETIVLSIRIYGIKKHNLW from the coding sequence ATGAGATTCAGGGATCTTATCAGTGTTCTTAAATCAGAGGAATACAGGGTCCTGGCTGAGAACTTTCTCTCACTTTCAACCCTTCAGGTCCTTGTGTACATACTGCCCTTCATCACACTTCCCTACCTCACAAGGGTCCTGGGTGTCTATAATTATGGTCTTGTTAACTTCGCCATTGCATTCAACACCTACTTCCTGATACTAACCGATTACGGCTTTAACCTCTCTGCTGTCCGTGAAATATCCATGAACAGGGACGACCCCGAACGCATATCTGAGATATTCAGCTCAGTCATGATAATCAAGGGCATCCTTGCAGTTATCAGTTTCTCCATACTCCTTGCCCTTGTATTCATGGTCCCCCGGTTCACCGCCACATGGCCCATATACATCTTCGCATTCGGACTTGTCGTGGGGAACGTTATATCACCCACCTGGTTCTATCAGGGCATGGAAAGGATGAAGTACATAACCCTCCTCAATGTCCTCACCAACGTTATATTTGTCGCCGCCATCTTCCTTTTCATAAAGAAACCCTCTGATTATCTCTATGTGCCCCTGTTTCAGGCCCTCGGCACAATCACCGCGGGGGTGATTTCCCAGTGGATCATAAGGACAAGGTTCAATGTCAAATTCCATTTACCCCCATGGAGGACTGTGTATGAGGCCTTCAGGGACAGCACCCAATTCTTCCTATCAAGGGTATCTGTTTCTGTTTACACTAGCAGCAATTCCTTCTTTCTTGGACTTTTTGCAGGTAACACGGCTGTGGGTTATTATTCTGCAGCTGAGAAACTGTACGTTGCAGCCCAGGGCCTTTACAGTCCCCTTATGCAGGTGACATACCCCTACATGGCCAAGACACGCAACAAGATATTCCACCGCAGGGTGCTCAGGTATTCCCTTATCCTGAATACCATACTCTGCGCGGGTATAATTATCTTCGCCCCAACCATAATAGGAATACTCTTCGGAGCCCAGTACACACCAAGCATCAATGTCCTCAGGCTCCTTGCAGTGGCCCTCATGGTGGTGATACCCTCAATTCTCCTGGGTTACCCATTCCTCGCGGTACTGGGGCAGCAGAGGTACGCCAACGGCAGCGTCATGATAGGATCAGTAGCACACCTCCTGATGCTCCTTGCAATATCACCCTTCATAAACATCTACCTGGTGGCAGGTCTCGTTATAATAACAGAAACCATAGTCCTCAGCATCAGAATCTATGGAATCAAAAAACACAACCTCTGGTAA